In Camelus dromedarius isolate mCamDro1 chromosome 16, mCamDro1.pat, whole genome shotgun sequence, the genomic stretch ACCactaatataagaaaaatttccAGAGCCACCCGGCTGAGAGGCCCAAGAACAAATCCAAGCAGAACgagtcattcactcaacaaatggtTCTTGAGCCCCTGCTGTGTGTCAGATATTGAATGTAGCAGTGGCTAAAACAAAGTTCCGGCTCTCTGTGGGGCTTACATTCTTGtgggagaggaagacagagccAGGGCGGGGCCGGGGAACCGTGAGGACAGTTGATAAACAAACATACAGGCCAGCTGGGCAAATGGGAAGGGTCCACCCCACAGACACAGGAGTGTAAAATTTCCAGATGCCAAGGACAAAAAGAAGCTCTTCTGAAAGCGTCTGGAGAGGATAAAGCAACCTATAAAGTAACAGGAATTAGACTGGTATCGGCTTTTCTCTAAGAACACAGAATGCTAGAAGATTATAGTGGAATAAATCCAAAAGTTTgaggaaaaatgattttcagCCTAGAAGTCTGTCCAGGCAAACAACCAATTGTAGAGGCAGaataaatacatattcaagtCACACAAGGACTCAGAAAGGGCCTCCTTCCTGTGCATCCTTCCTTTTTAGCAAGTTATTTTAAGACGTGCACTagcaaaataaagaagcaaattaagaaaacagaagaccTCGGATTTCAAGAGAGCAATGGGAGTTACTCTGCCCCAGGGTGACAGTTGTACGGCAGGCCTGTGGAACAGGGAAACGGAGCCCTCCCAGGAGGGATGTgactggaggggaaaaaattagataatttaaaaatgtaagggGGGAAATGAAAGGCAATTAGAAACTCCATGAAAAGCAAAAAGTTGTGTAGGTCACTAAGAATGCCCTCTTAGGTAAAGAGTAGGTGCTACAGAGAAAAGTACTTACCTAGTCATAATAATGTAAACAGTACGTTGATTTTCGACTTTCAGAATCAGTCTGTAGACAAAGCCTGGGAAGGCtgcattttaactttattttaattttaaattgtagagaaataaaacttggactcaagaagggaggagggaaatgcTTACATGAGCTCATTTCTCATTTGCCATAACaggatttaaacaatataaaagcTGATGAGGAGTAGCAGTGTATGAAATCTAACTATCAAAGAACTGAAAGTTCAAAGTGATTGATGCTGGAGAGCTCGGTCTTGAGGTTGGGCAAGACAAGACAGGGGGCCGCAGCTTACCATAAACCCTCCGTGCTTTTGATTCGTACCTCATGTAGTTATCACTCTGATTCAATTTCTCAGAGtgctttttttaattggaaaggcTTTAGCATTTGAAGGTAACTGTGAGGTGCCAGCTGAGGGGTTTGAATCCCACCCTGCTGAGGGGAGTTCTGCACAGTAAAGGGGCCGCTTAGGAGAGCTTGCCACCTGGTTACTTTGTGTAGCTTCTTATTATATTctagtttatataatttttaaattttatttatttatttgtttgtttaatagcagtactaggaattgaacccaggacctcgtgcatgctgagctatacctccaccactgagctataccttcccccctatataattttttattaaagagcACAGGAGCCAGTTGACAAGTATACTCACATCTgcttaagtaaataaaatgtgaagagATGTTAGGGAATTTTTCTTGATTTCTAGATTTAGGGGGGAATGAAACATACATGTAGCCAGTCATTGAACTTTATTTATGGATTTCCAGTATTTGCTGtatattctccccattttaaatttatgatcTCTGGCATTATTTTCATAACTGCTCTTTGTTATAATTCACCATTTATGCCATCcgtgttctttcttttcttacagaTTGTGATATCTTTAGTCTGAATTTTTAACTGGAATCAGAACTGGATGTTGGGGTCACTCTTTCTCTTATTGTACCACGTGATTACCTAATTCATAATTGCCCCCCAAAGTTCAGATTAGctaatacaattttttaatgtttttttaaaaagatgtatagTAGTAAACAGTTTATTCTAGCAGCCATGTTGAACAATGTATTTAAGAATTGTAAACTCCTGGAATACTGTATTTATATACACTTACTGCAACAGAACATGCTTGATAACTGTACAGTAATTTTGTTTTACTAACGAAAGTTGTGAATAAAACTGTGAAACTAGAAAGGAGACTTTCTGGACTTTGATAGAAACATGTGATTTTAATACTGCTTTTTCTCTTAAcactttttctttcatcttccccagctcaatgtgaaaaagtgcacacacacacacactcatgcacacacacacacactcatgcacacacacacaatactcatgcacacacactttttaCCTCAGTGGTAATGTTTCTGTAAATGTCTCTATTTGTCCCTGTGTCTAAAAATGTTGTATTGGacaaacacacataaatatatatatatatcttttttaatattGGCTTTTTCCAGTGCATTGTCATGTTTAGTGTACAGTGAGAAATTTTAGTATTATAGGTTAAAAATTTCTTACTTGTTCTCATATATTGCTTGCCAAGGGTGAATGAAAGAACATGGCTGCTTCCCTCAGACAGACTGACCTTGGCGTCCACATAaagcatcatgttttcaaaaatgaagggtGCTTAATTGTTCCCTTTTTTCTGTATTCTGTAGGTCTCATAACAACAAACTGCAGTCTACAGCTTCTTAAAGTTCACCGTGTTAACCTAACATAAAACACAGCAAGAATCTGGTTGTCTgaactattttaaattaaggaGCCAGATGTTTTTAGTCAGGTTATCCTGACAAGACTTGACCTAAACTTCGTTTTTATTGGTCATAACAGTCCAATTATATTCTTGGCCAATTTTGTCCAACggacaaaggaaaagcaaagtcAACGACACCATTATCTTGTCAAGATCAAATGGTTTTACTCTTGTGGCAGAAGCGGGAAAActttgtttattgaaaaaaaaaaagaaaaaagaaagcaagaaaaaaagataatatggGGTCAAGTATAACTCCATGGAAATGCCACGTCTGCTCTTCAGTGAAGAAGCTGGTTTAGAGTCTCACAGAAAACTTttgactgtatttatttattgttgcaAAAAAGACGCTTTTTTATTGCTGCCCTCATTTGTCagctaattattttttcttataaaatccaGCCCCGGTTACATGTAATCCATTCTGTATCTTATCATGATTCCTGTAGGTAAAAGTACAAGACGACCTCTAGATGTCTTTTCTTTCTATGAAAGGAGCTGCTATGTACACATGTGCACAAACACACAACTGGGAATCAACGAGTTTATTGTTCATGGTAGATAAAAATTACGCTTGCATAAAGGTTGGGCAAAGTGGTCCTGGACTACAGACTCTGTTGCCTTGAATAGAACAGTCCAATTTGTCATTTCCTCTGCACCAGGCTAAAATGAGTAAAAACTATTTGAAGGTATCTTGTTTGTAAACATTTGTcagattctaatttttttctttttgtattaaaatTCAACTATGGATgtatatgaaacaaaataaatggagacaatttttctcccACAGACGGTGTCTTTGAATGTGCGCTAATGATTACCTGTAAGCCtttgaggggaaagggagggctgCAAGGTAAATCAAAGGCAGAAGGATCTGACTGTACCTGGATTTCTGCAGGGTAGGAGTGGTCCTTCATTTCCTAGTTCCCAGCCCACTGTCATCACGTCAAAGAAAAATCTCCAGGGGTGCTAATCCTGTTGCATCGATCGATCGGACTAATAAAAAAGGAAGTGTGACAAAATACGCATTGCCTTCCTCTGTGCATTGTATGACACCAGGCAAGTTACCAGCTACAGACCGCTACTTATATTTtatgaagggttttttttgtttgtttttttttaaatgacttcatcctttttgtattttgtttgttggttgagttgttttggggttttttccacATAAGAAAAAGTAGTGTAAGTAGTAGGGGGGAAAATGGAAACAGCAGAGGAAGgtgtgttctgcctgttttttctttcagtgtcctAACCTCACACATTGTATTTCTACCTTGTAATAATAGCGTCTGTAAGATCTGCCATAGTTGGTTTACGCAGCTTTGCAAAAATTTTACTAGATTTTGCACTAATTCGTATTAGCTTTGTCCTACCAAGTTCTGGGATTTATctaattactgttttttaaaagtttccttctGTTTAATACTGCCCTGCTATGCAAAACCTTGCCCGGATCTcagtttcttaaaagaaagacgTTGCTACCGTTCCTGATTCTTTCTTACTACAGGCTCAGGTGTACCAGTTATTCCGGGTTAATTTTATCTAATGAAGCCCATTCCTTTTTGTACATAAAAATGTCACTTAAACCTGTGCTTACAAACAAAAGAGACTAATTGCTCAATATTgaaaacatggaaacaaagtTTTTGCCTAAAATATTAACATTGGAAGTAGTCAAATGTAGGTTATTttgtccttttactttttaaaaaatgttacatgTTGTATGCACTGTGCTGATGCAAGAATCCtacattttaatgaattataaaattattctgCATCTCATCAAGTCACAGTATTTCTGTactatttattcatatatatacagatacagatatatatgggCTTAACCATTTACAACTTGTTGCGGCAAGAACTTTCCTACCTGTAGGCAATAGATTGCTATGTTTTTAACAGATTGTGGCAAATTCTAAACAGCAATTCTTTTTGTACGTAATAGGACATTTCAtcctagaaaaataaagtaatgttTTTGACATTGGATTTGGTGCAGTTTCTAATGAAACAATGGTTGGTTGGTtaatatattttctgtaaatGTTGGCACTGCCAAAGTGTAcaaaaaagggtaaattttatgggACTCCTCAGACTGGGAAGATGTTAATTTCATATGTGTATTTAGTATTGTAAAGCCTTTTGCAAAGTCTATCACCATATAAATACACAGGCATTTTACAGTTTTATCAAGTACAGAGCTTTAGtctttcaaaagtaatttttggAAAAACATGCATTCTTATAACATATTATGAGTTTCAAAAGTTGCTCTTCTATGAATATTTGACAAGGTTCTGCTACTCAAATGAGATACGTATATTACAGCTATTTTGCCTTCAATATTCCAAGTAGTAGAATGCACATTTGTTATACTGTTGGGATTCAGATTCTACCCAGTCTTTGGGCTTGTAAATATACTTCATTTGCATCAATAGATTTCCTCTGCTAAAAGTATTTTcagtgccttttatttttcatctgccAAATTCACAATCCTTGAAACCATTtcataaaaagtattttcataatACTGGTCAGGCTTTTTTCACCTACCCAAATTCTGCAGGATTTCTATTTCAGCTAATGTCCtgcagtagtttaaaaaaaaaatatgaactttcagagatattttctaaagtaaaacaATTACCTTTTTATATTTCAAGTGGCCTGGAGTGTTATTAAGAGACACTGAGATTTGCTGTTGTTTTGTAATCTGCCCTCCTGGAATCTTTGAATAAAAGTTCTTTCCccatttctcttcatttgctAGGCAAATGCCCTGCATCTTTTGTGTGTTTCTGATATTAAAGAGCCATCCTGATGACCTTGTAAATCTGCACACACAGCCTCATGACGGAGGCTATTACCCATAAGTCTCAGATTTCTCATTCTTAGAATGAGAATGGTGGTCTCTCAAGGGCAAATAAgtgctacatttttttaagtgataaagtCCTGTGCCTGAAATTGAAGTTACGCTTTGTAGGTAGTGGGTCAGTTTTTAGGTGTTTGCATATACAAGTGTTtgatcaacttaaaaaaatgattttaagagaaatataaaCTAACAGTATCAAATGATATCTTTAATTAAAAGACAGTAAAAAGCTAGTTGCCCCCCCCAccgccaaaaaaaaaagcatgttttatAGACCTTTCCCTACCAAAAGAAAAACGTTTTTCTGATTGAGTTCTAACAGCTTGTTGAAAGAGGAACGTGCTGAGTTACTCTTGGCAACAGAGTATTTTATTGGTGAGGGACTTGTGCACCTAATCCTtcagttttcggaacacaaacCCATGTGCTAAGGAGAATCTATCAATAGGACAAAAGGACAAGGAACTACAGTGAATTTGTGAATTAAAATGTTCCATAAAATTCAAAGATTGTATCCAAGGTACTGACTGAATATTGAGAAGATTCTTTTAAACGTTTTTGCCTAACCTGGAATTCCCAGTCTCGTTCACTGCCTCCCGAGTACACCCCCAGACGCACAGCTGGCCTACCTCATTTGCACCTCACTTATCTTTCATTGCAAACCTGGGCTTCAGTGATGGCCTTAATTTTAATGAGGCAGTTTCTAAAAAGCTGGCCTGCCTGTGTTTGCCAAGGTGTACACGGGTCTTCAATGGCCACACAGAAGAACTGAATATGTACAGGATGTCAGGACAGGACAGAGGCTTCACAGCGTAAGACCCTGTGTGCTATTACAGACTAAAGACACATCTTGAGCTCCCGAATGCATCTCCTCTGAGACCAAATGGGCTGTTTTTCTCTCCTCAGTGCGGttcctttttatcctttcttGAGGTAGTTAATATTCAATCATGGATGATCAGTGTCTGTTCACAGTGTTTCAAATTAACTGCAGCACAGCCTggtcttctgaaaaaaaaaactgttaatgtCTTTATAGACTCAGGTATAAAATTAATCTTAAATTCAGTTAGCGATGAAATCTTTTTCAAGCCAAccggaaaacatttaaaattcacatgTTTGCAAGCCATCATTAAATATTGGTTCCAGGGATTTTGGAGTAAGTTTGAGAAATGCTTTTTCCCAAACCTTTTGGGGCTCAGTGAggctaaaaagcaaaaaaaaaaacaaaacaaaaaagaaccacaaaacccaaaaaaccagcTGCATCCAAGATCTGATTTCAAGGCAAGATTTACTGCTTTATAAACACAAACATGATACTTGGTCTTAATAGAAAAATGACATCAGATAATACCCAGAATATGTTTGGCATCGGGATAGCTGCCAGTATGGCACAAACATGATTTTAGAAGCAGGAGGTGTGAAAAACTGTATCTTCTATCTTCGTACATCAGGAACACTTGTTAGAACAAACACTTGTTTGCTTCAATTAAGCCCTTCAGTACTCTTTTAAGTGTAAAACTTCTAATACTTGTCTTGGGCTCTGACTTTAGTGTTTGATCTAAATGTGATCTAAATGACATTTCATATGTCTGACTAGTGCACTTAACTGTTAtgtacagaattttaaatgtgatGGTTTTAGTATAAAATTTGGTTTGACTCACGATATAAACTATTcaaaactgtatatttaaaatcaaGGAAGTGTTTTTGTGAACTATTTCTACGGAagaatgtatttaaattaaaataattaaaaataaacaacatgaaGCAGTGATCTGTTAACTGGACAGGTCAGTTATCTGAGCTCTGTGACTGACCGGCACTACAGCTGAATAACTTTGCCCCGGAGCTTAGAAGCATACCATTTAAGAAGCATTTTGTGAATCAGAAAGTGACACCTTCAAGATCAGAGTCTGAACTCTGCAACTAGTTCTTAAAGGAGCTATGTGCCCTAAGCTAAAGGAAAATCCCATTACATGAGGATAGACCTCCTGCCTTATTGCTGAATTCCAAGTCTCATGATCCAGAAATGCCaggctggtattttttttttaatggaagtactggggattgaacccaggacctcatgcatgctaagttcatgctctaccactgagctacaccccaccGCACTAGGCTGGGATGTTTCAAATGCACTGGGTGTGAATTGCCCCTTGCACTTGCCCATCCCTTTTTCGGTTAAATCTTTTCACatagctgctgctgctcctgagcAGTCCATCTCCTGGTCGGAGGCGCCCTCTCAGGACCTGAAGCAGAGCTGTAGGTAGCTGCCTTCTCTTATGGTAGATGTGGCCCATCACAATATACCtgctgcctgaaaaaaaaaaaaaaaaagtcaaattataaATTCATAGCATCATTTAAATTCCATGAAACTCTAAGAAAATGTAAGGTCTTTAAGAAATGCCTAAGCTTGAGTCTATTATCTTGCTGCACCTGTTGAATCTCAGACATTTAACCCTCAGGCAACAGGTGTTAACAGCCTAGTGACTTATAAAACAGATTATTCAGTCTGCAGATAGCCAACACTACGAAACAAAGGTCCTAAACACAATGAAACAGTGGGATTTTACAGAGAACATATCTAGAAAGTGGGTTGGGCATTACcctgtacaaacacacacacacactctcaagcccaccccccacccccaagacttAAAAACTCAGTCTAAACAGCTCCTTAGGCATCCCTTCTGTTAACGGTGTTCCGTCATTCACTCCAtttgtcaacaaatatttactgagtgcctgctttATTACTATCCGTGCTGTTCCCATCTTTAACAGCCCGAGGCGGGGGATCGCTGATAGAATTTAAATCATAGAGTAGCCGAAATAATACCTGTCGCCTAAATTCTATTCATTTTAGGATATCCCTCTCACCCAAAAAGGTACTGGGGTGACCGATTGAGACCGGGCTGGGGCATATCCAAGTTATAAATGGTGGCATAAAGTACACATATAAGATGTTCACTTAGATCAGTTTCAATACCAGGTTTAAATTCTGGACATGGCTTATTGCAACTGGAGGAGTCTAGGGCTAACATGTGGACTCGGAAGAAAAACCCGTCCGGAGTGATGTACAGGCGGTTCATCTTGTATAGCCCGTCCCGGTCCACCAGCAGAGTCACCAGCCGGATCCCTGTGCCAAGCACGTCCACATCATGCACGATTCCGTTCACTGctgctttcaaaaaacaaagagTTTGGAGAAATGCAtagctttcatttcctctttctctccccagtgCGTTTTTAACAAATCACCAAATAGTCCACACGGGTCTGGGGCCTGCAGCACCGAGTGGGTGGGTTTCTGTAGGGTTTAATTTAGGGGTCCCGGTGCACAGCCCGGCGCTCTCGGCTCGGAAAGGCTCGCCCGGCGGCCCGAGCTCGGCAGCCCGGGCCCGGGAGGAGTGCGGGCGGGGCTCACCGAACTCGCTGGCGCAGTAGGACTCGTGTTCGTCCAGGTCCGCCCTGCAGGCGCGCGCGCAGAGCTCGGCGCCAGTTTCCGCGTCCTCCCTTCCCGGCGGGCCGaggcgcggcggcggcgcgggcgcgGGTCCCGGGGGCGGTGCAGCGGCGCGCGGCCGGttggggtgggcaggagaggcGGAGGCCTCGGCGGCGCGCGCGGGGGGCCGCGCGGCCGGGAGGCGCAGGGCCCGGGCGCGCGCGCGCCGCGGGGAGTCCTCCAGTGCGGGCACGCGGCGCGGCGAAGCGCGGTTCTCGGCCTGCGCGAGGCGCGGGCTGGGCGGGCCGGGCGGGCCCGCGGGCGCGCGCGCGGCCTCCCGGAAGCCGGCCCGGTTCTCTGCAGGCGGCGGGGGCTTCCGGCGCCGCAGGTCCGACCAGGCGCGGGGAGAGTCTTCGGCAGCACGCGGCCGTCGCGGGGTCTCTGGGACCGGCTGCGCCTGGGGCCCCCGCGTCTCTTCCGCACTCGGGCTGCCGCCGGGGTCCGGCTTCCTGTGGGGCGGCGAGGCTgtagggagagaagaggagaggccagggaggcCGTCAGGGAGGAGAGGccgaggaggcagagaggagaagggaggggaggggagggggaggcagagaggggaggggaggcaacgGGAGGGTAAGAAGTGGGAGGCCGAGACCAGAGTGGAGGGAGGCcgaaaggggagaggaggggaggagaggtgaggctagggaggctgagagaagagggaaggcaggcagagacGAGGCTGCGGAGAGGAGGAGAAGCGGATtgggggaaagaagaaagggctctgggaggagagaggagatgggggaCAATGTAAACTCAGCAAACACCTGCgagaggagagatggggaggcCAGGAGACCTGgaagtgaaggaaagagaaagggagggggtcGAGGAAGGCGCCCCTGGGGTTAAGAGGAGGAAACTTCCTCGGCTTCTGGTGAGCACAGGTTTCCTAGGCCCCAAAGGAAGACGGAGGTGAGGGTCCTGCCCTCTAAGAAAGAGGCCAACTAAGAACATTTTCCTCACCACTCAGTAGCTTTTAAAATTACAGCAACCTGTTTGTTCTAGGACTAAACATAACTGACAACTTTGGTTAAATAACAAACTCTTTTTGCccttttatatgtgtgtgtgacatacATTTATACGTACACACATACATCCGCCTTTTTGCTGTGTACAGTTTGTTGAGAAAGTACCAAGAGCAAATCCAGAGGGAAAGGTCTCATGTTACAGGTTCTCCTGATTGTTTAAGCGCCCCTGACAACAGAACTATTTGATTTTCCCACCGTGTTTACACTGTCATCTTGGTCTCTGCAGAATCAAGCATTTGTGAGTGGATTTTTATCTGGCTTCTTGGACACCGCTTACTAGTAAACCACAACTTAGATTTTTAAAGCatggctgggaggcagaggccccTGGTTAAGTATAAAAGCACACAAATCCCTtacatgccccccaccccctttccatgTGGAGAAGAATCTCCTAAATGGCATGGCATGGAAACAGATTTTTGAAATTATTAGTGATTTTCCCCAGCTCTGCAGGCAGGTTGGTGAGCAAACTTCAGCCAGCTTAGAAGCTGGGCAACTTTCCATGCCCAGTTACACAATATCACCTCCCCGTTTTCCTGGGTCCCAGTGCCCTCCAGACCGGCACAAGAGCCCgtcattatttttctattgttttaacgTCTGGTTTGCTGCATTTCTCCTCTGGCATGGAAGAGTTGGGTCTGCCCATTTGCAGCTCTTGCATCACTTCATTTAAAGTGATTTATCTCGCCAAATTGACAGTCTCCTTTAAAATCAGCTTTCACCCGGCAATAATCGCCAGTTATAGTTCATGTTTTTGCAGAGAGGTTGATTCTGACTCATTATGTTCAACGTTGCCCATACACAGCTGAATAAAGTTCTGGTGGATATCCAATTCCTGGCTGTCAACTGTTGACCTCACAACTGCTTCCCCATTGATATCACCATCTGTTGTCATGGGAAAGATTGTCTGATATTTGGGTTAAATGCCACTGAAGTCATTCAATTTCCATGTGGAAAAATAACCCAAAGTAAATTGCCCTGTGAGGTGCGGAAGCTATTTTTCCCAGAGATAGCGAATCGAACAGAACatccaaataaaagcaaaacaaaagcacCTCCCTGCAGAGAACCTCTTATTTCTTCATTCCCTCAGTAATTTTCATCTCATGcatgaaattgtgtgtgtgttttaaagactCAGGTGTCCCAAGGCCATTGGTTGGGACTGCAGGGAGAGGGGGGAAAGGTCCGATTTCGGCTCCCTTCGCCCCCAGCCCCGGCGGGACCCACCCAGCGCCTCTGATCGCCCGCGGGACGGGGACCCGGGCGCAGGGCGGACCCCGCGCTCCTCCCGGCGCCTGCCGCCCGCCCCGTCCTGAGAGCCCGGCCGGCACGGCTCCCGAAAGGCGCGCCACGACCCCTTTTGACACTTTCCCTCTTCCGTGATGGAGCAACTACTTAACATGCAAAGTTTTCTCCAGCCTGCCCGGCTCTCTCGAGATCATTTCAGTAGCTGAACTGGCTTCATTCCGAAAAGGCTGCCAAGACACACACAATCTTGGGGACACATTTTGCTCCTTTGGAACACGAACACGGACCTGGAGTCTTCTCTCTGGCAAGCCCTGACCCCTTTCTCGTCCCGCCCTTCATCGCGCCctctcccccccccaccccctccacccccccatcccccggatcccagcccctctccctgggcTCAGCGTTTCATCGATCTTACCTTTTCTCTCCGCCACTGGGGCTTCGGGAGATGATCCAACGATCAAACAGAGGAGCCAGAAAGCTCTAGCTGTCATGTTTGTAGACACGGTTCCCAGGCTCTAAAACTGAGCCTGGGCttttgctctttctctccccccaccccttctccacacccccacccccgttcATGCTAATGAGGGGCAGCCTTTGGGGAAACGGGAATCACTCACTGAACAGACCATTGGAACAAAACCGAGCTGCAGAGATTTCTCCCACCTCCTAAGGGGGACGAGCACTTGGCCTCTCAAAGTTGTCCCTGGGAACGTCTGTCCTGTGATCTGTGAGCAATAAGAGCATCAAATCCTACACCATAAACCCGTGTGGGTTTGCcggcaggagtggggaggaggcgaGGGTGGGGTGGCCAGTGAAGAGAAGGGTGCTGAGGGGCTGAGGGACAGGGTGGGAGAGAAAGAATGATAGGGAGTTTTTCTAGATTAAGTCAACAACAAATAGGCAAATTAGTGCTTAAGACACTTCGGGCTTGTGGAAGGGAGGCGATTCCAGATGACAGAAAATATGTCCCGGAATGTGTCAGGGATTCCGAGAGGAACCAAGTCACTACATCCTAGGTTTGGTTACACTATTTTACTATATATACAGTATTTATATTCTAGAATCAGAAAGGGGGGAAAAGCCTCAATAAAAgagtttttcttctccctcctcctcctcccaaatgAAATTGGTATCTAGTTGGCTAGATTCATCAAGCCCATAAGAGTGCCTTTTACCCACCAGATGCAAGAGGACCAAGAAGTAAAAATCCTTCCCAGCTCTCTAGTGATGGCTCATCTCCTCAAGaaaggtggattttttttctttctttctttgtaagaaAAACTCATTCCCTACTTAGGTCTGAATTCTTGAAATGGCTCTGTATATCGGGTCCTGAGCTAAGGACCCTTTCCCTCAGATTGAACAGAAACAGCATTCACCAAAGGGGTAAGTAAGCTCACCATAGTAAACCCACAGCCTTACCGACCTGTATCTCATTTCAACAGCTTCAAATCCAAAAAGAAGTGGAAATGCATTGAAATGAAGGCATTTTTTTCGGAAGCACATGAGCCAACAGTGAGATGCAGCTGCTAAAAGAAATAACGAACTtttgctggggggtggggggtgggcagggggatcATGTTTTCAAGAAAGACACTGGAaagctagaaggaaaaaaatagggcAGTGAAAGGGCTGGACTCCATCATGGTCAAGATCTTTTGGAGGAACTGGGGATAGGCACACAAAAACATGTTATATTTTTGGGTAATAACGAGTAGGTAGAAGATTTCAAGTGATAGGTTTAATTTCAGATTAAGAAAGA encodes the following:
- the C16H17orf58 gene encoding UPF0450 protein C17orf58 homolog, whose translation is MTARAFWLLCLIVGSSPEAPVAERKASPPHRKPDPGGSPSAEETRGPQAQPVPETPRRPRAAEDSPRAWSDLRRRKPPPPAENRAGFREAARAPAGPPGPPSPRLAQAENRASPRRVPALEDSPRRARARALRLPAARPPARAAEASASPAHPNRPRAAAPPPGPAPAPPPRLGPPGREDAETGAELCARACRADLDEHESYCASEFAVNGIVHDVDVLGTGIRLVTLLVDRDGLYKMNRLYITPDGFFFRVHMLALDSSSCNKPCPEFKPGSRYIVMGHIYHKRRQLPTALLQVLRGRLRPGDGLLRSSSSYVKRFNRKRDGQVQGAIHTQCI